The DNA window atgtaattggAGTGGCCAAAATAGTCTGTAGCTCatgcaacacacacatatatacctttgaaaaaatattttattacacagaatacaaaaaaactgtacaatactttaaaaaatcaccataataataatattcacaataatcTGAGAAATTTCCCAAAGTCCAAGTCAATGTCCCTGTCATCACAGTGCTGGTCTCCATACACTCAGTCCGTGTACGTTGTACACATAAGGCCGGTATGGATAGGATTTGTAGACTGTCGCTAAAAGTGAAGCTCTAAAAAAGTCCTCTTCTGTAGCAGCCATAGCGGTGGCGTCTGATTTCTGAAAGTAGTCCTTGCCGTGCTCTGTCGTTAACTGCCTCCGTTTGGTTTTATATCTCCTGTTCTGGAACCAGATTTTGACCTGAGTCTCCGTGAGGTGCAGCGCGCTGGCGAGGTGCGCGCGCTCGGGCGCGCTCAGGTACCGCTGACGGCTGAACTTCTTCTCGAGCTCCAGCACCTGCAGGTGCGTGAAGGCGGCGCGGCAGCGCTTCTTCTTTCCGCCGCCCGGCATCTCTGCGGACGACACCGCTTTATCCTCAGAGCTCCGACAGACCGAGATATCCTCTGTATCTGTGAACGTAAGTACACGATAAAATTAGGATTCTAAACTCATTTTCTCACAGAAAAGCTGGTCTCAGAACAGATCTAATCCCGACAGAGATCTAAACCCGATCTCGCGTGCACTCAACTCTCGATGTCAGgtgtacttttaactaacttcATCAGCTTAACTAAACTATCTACCTACATAGTTTGACATGCAAAGGATACAACTGCCTAATCTGAACTAATTTACTAACTAACCTAGAAATGCACACCGAGATAGTAGTCTTCAAGTGCAGTACCTGTTCGTCCGTCTGCGCTGTCGGCTCTGTCGCGCTCAGATTTGCAGGAGTCATCTTTTTTATCCTCTTTTAAGGATAAAATGTCCTCTATGAAAAACGACGTCAGCTGCTTGTTTGAAGCCGCCATCTAGGTTGTTAAATTCCTGATAAAGGTAAGAATAAAGCTTCTTCTTCCTCTGGGTAAGTAATCGGCACTTTCACTCTCCAGCTCAGCTGCAGGACTTTAAATAGCGCGAGAGCTGTTGTCTCCTCTGCTATTGGAGGAGCGTCCTGCGCTGCGTCATCGGTCCAGGCTCGTTGATGGCTAAAACAGACGCGTCTTCGTGGACCATCAATTCTGTCAAACTCTGTCCTGAAGTCTTAATCGATTTACACACTACTggcacagatttttatttatttatttatatttgctttataaCTGTCCTCACccaaatataaatctaaaatagcctataaaatatattaaatatacaaaagaaatataattttattatatagtgtAATATTGTTAGTCTATAATTTACTTgctaaacaaatatttcaataCTTCAGTTTTAagtagtttcatttttttttgtattcattttatagttTCATTTGATGGAATTTTGATTTAATGTGCAATGTATCATTTTCACAACTTAAaaatctctatctatctgtctgtctgtctgtctatctatgatGAATATTTATAGTGTCTCGTGCAATATTGTTTGAAATTAGTTTGATATAGACTATTCATATCAGTTTCATTTCTATTtgagtgtattatttttaatttcattatatatatatatatatatatatatatatatatataacaatttaccaaaacaaacaaaaaaagtttccatAGTTTCAGTC is part of the Cyprinus carpio isolate SPL01 chromosome A8, ASM1834038v1, whole genome shotgun sequence genome and encodes:
- the LOC109088774 gene encoding homeobox protein Nkx-3.1-like; the protein is MAASNKQLTSFFIEDILSLKEDKKDDSCKSERDRADSADGRTDTEDISVCRSSEDKAVSSAEMPGGGKKKRCRAAFTHLQVLELEKKFSRQRYLSAPERAHLASALHLTETQVKIWFQNRRYKTKRRQLTTEHGKDYFQKSDATAMAATEEDFFRASLLATVYKSYPYRPYVYNVHGLSVWRPAL